GCCGCCCGCATCTCTTCGTTGCGCCGCGCGGCCAGCGCCGGTCCCGACATTTGGTGGTGGCCGGCGTCGCCATTGGTAAGCGAGACGATCTTTACCGTATGCCCTAGCGCGCGATAAATCGTCGCCAGCCCGCCGGCATGGAATTCGGCATCATCTGGATGCGCCCCCAGGATCAACAGCTTCAGCGGCCTTGTCACGACTTACAACCCTTTCGGCCCGCGGGTAAATGAAACGTGTTGATGACGAATTTGATAGTTATAAGATTTCCCTACCTATCTGCTACCCGCTGGCGGCTGGGCCCAGCGGCAGATTATGATAGCGACACAGCGCGTGCGAGTTGCGCATTCACAATCCGAAACGACGGCGTTTGCAATGCAGCAGTTTATCGAAATGACCGGCAAAACCTTGTTGCGCGTCGTGAGCGAAAACGAGCTCACGCCCGAGCAGCTGCGCGAATGTGGTGTGCGGGAGGATAGCTTGGTACGGGTAAACCCTCAGGGGGATATCGAATTGCGCCGGCGAGATCGCTGGGATGTGATCGGCGGCCTGCTGGGCGAGTTCGAGGCACGGTTGCGGCACGAGACTGGCTTGGAGTGGGCGTGAGCCGGGCTCGGTCGATTTCCGCAGCACGGCCACTTCCGTTTAACGTGCGGAGTATCTGTCACGCCTGCTGATCGGACTGCGGACTATAGTTTCTAGGGAACTACTTTTTCTCTGGCAGCGGTTTCTCTGCAGGCTCGCCCGTTTGTTCGTCGGGCGCATTTTTCAATTGCTTCTGGTAACTGGTCCGTAGTTTGGCAACGAAGGCCGCATCGACCATGCCCGCGGCATGACCCAGGCCATCGGCGGGAATAGGCAAGCCGTGCGATGCGCGAAATCGATCGACTGCGGAGGCGGTCTCGGGATTGAACTCGACCAGGTCAGGCTTCTCGACGCGATTGGGGAACTCGGGCAAATCGGGCCACAGCAGCTTCAGCGCATAGAGCATTCGTTTCAGTTCGACGACATCGCGTCCGCGCACCAGAGAAAATGTACGATAGCCCAACCGGCTATGAATCGTGTCATATTGCCTGCGCAGCTCGCCGACAGGTTCCGGATGCTCGGCCACTTGAAGCGTGTCCACGATGTGATCGTCGTCGACGCCGTGATGGTTCGTACCGGCGACCAATAAGGCGGCCGATTGCTCGCGCCCTTTGCGCTTGTCGCCGCCGGCTGCCTGACCGGCTTCCAAGGCGGCAATTAGCCGGTCTGCCAACTCCATGCCTACGCCTTCGGTCACTTCGAAGCGATCGGCCACGGCGTCGATCACCTGCCGACCGATCAGCAGATTACCTTGCACCGTGTAATGCTTCCCTTGCCGCGAGCCGGCAAACACGCCGTTATCTTGTCCCGTAAAAGCTGCGGTACGTCCCTGCATATCGATAATGCCAAGTTGACGCGACTCTCGGTGGTCGTCGTCGGCCAGGAGTTCGTCGATGGCTTCGTTGGGCGTCTTGCCCGCCGCGAGCAGGTCCAGTCCCTGACGCCCGTACTGCACGGCCGTGGTGGCCTGCGTAGCCACGGCGCCAATACCGGCACGCACCCACGGGACATATCGCCCCACCATGGTCACACGCGTGGTCACCGCGACACCACATTCTGCCGCGATCGGATCGATGCCACAGATCGAAAACGTGTGAAACTCTGGCTCGTCGGATGCGGGTGCCTCCTGGCTGACAGTCAGGATCGCTAAACGTGCATCGTGATGTGCGGCAGCTTGCTGCGGTGCAATGAGCCGGTTGCTCGGCACGTCATGCACAGCCCCCTGGGCTTCATCCTCGCGGGCGATCCTCTCGCCTTGGTGGTATCCGCAACCAGTCAGATGAATCGCCAGTAGTGCGACTGCCAGGGACATCGTCGCCAGTCGGATGCCCAGGCCACGCGAATGCCTGCCGGGCGGCCATTCAGATCGTGAAAATGGCGTGGGAGCGCCTTGTGGATTCGGGCTACTCATCTGGCCCTCTCGCGGCAATTGGTTGTTGTGCATCGAACCGAGATGCGCCGTCACTGTGGGTAGTTTGGACAACAATGCTAGAGCGACGCAAGCAAAACCCTGCTGGCAAAGTCCGGAATCGGCCTTCCGTTGCTCGCGGACCGGCGTGTACCATGCCGCCCCGTTCAATCGGGACGCTTGATGGCGGGTGGCGTCCGTATCAGAGTTCCCAACGCGAATTATTTTGGTCGATAGGGAGAGGAACGAATGAGTAACGTCGGAGTTTTCGGCTGGATTCGCGAAGGAGTGCGACGCGCCGTATTGCTCGGCTTTTCCGATGCCGTCGAGCAGGTCGGCGCATCTGACGAAAAAGAATCGCTCCACCCACAACTGCAATCGTTATTGCGCGAGTCGCCACGGCGGCTGACTGCCGAGAGTCAACCGCTTGAGCCAACGCCCACACGGCAACAGCGCAAGCGACTGGGCCGCTCGCTGGGCCAAATTCAGAAGCCCGGCGGAACGAGCGCACCGCGCGACGCCTGAGCAGGGCACGGCCGCGTGGCGCAGCGACAATTCGGCCGCATCACGATTCAGTCGACGTCTCCGCGAGCCGCCTACTTGGCAGTGCTCGAAATCTCGAAGATCGCCTCGACTTCGACGGCGATATTGCCCGGCAGCGAGCCCATCCCCACGGCGCTGCGTGCGCCGACGCCATGGTCGGCACCGAAGACTTGCGACATCAAGTCGCTGAATCCATTGATTACCGCCGGATGGTTCTGAAAGTCCGGTGCGGCATTGACCATGCCCAACGTCTTCACCAGCCGGGAGATGCCGTCCAGGTTGCCGAAGTGGGCCCGCAAGGTCGACAAGATCGCCAAGCCGGTCTGGCGGGCTGCTCCGTAGCCCTCCTGTTGATCGATTTCCGACCCGACTTTGCCCGTGATCATCGTGGCATCAGCTTTTAGAGGCCCATGCCCCGAGACATACGCCAGGTTTCCCACGACGACTACAGGCTTATAGACGCCTGCCGGCTTGGGTGGCGGGGGAAGTTCGAGCTTCAATTGCTGGATCCGTGCTTCGGCGCTCACTGCCTCGTACTCCCTGAACTGACATGTGGATGGGCGGAAATTCTGGCGGGGGTTTTGATTGTAGTCACCCCCCTCTGACTGTCTAGTGTTGTCGTCAACAGCACGCCGCCCGCGACAGGCCGGATGTTTTGTGATGCCGTTCGATCGCCCGGCATTGCGAGAATCGCACTAGGGAACCCGTACTTTTGAGGGGTTCTTGTCGACTTTTTTACCGCGCACCAACACGTTATCCCAATCCCCTAGATCATCAAACGAACCCAGCCCCACTTGTCCCCCGACAAAAGTCTTGTCTTCGGCCGTCATGGCGGGAACTTGTAAATCGTCGAAATAAACCGCGATGGCGCCGGACTGCGCGTCGCGCGTCAGCTTCACATGATGCCAGCGATCGTCCCAGGGGGTGCCTGGCGTGGTCTTGGTAGAGATCTTTTCGCGTGCGGCATTGTTGACGATAAAAATCTGGTTCGCATGATCGTCTGTCTGTTTGCCGAAGTGGACGTAATAAAAATGCCCTGGATCCTGATAGCCAAAGATCAGGCACATGTCGCGATGGCCATAATCCTTGACCGTGCTGAAAACGTCGGCCTCAAGGACAAAGTCGCTGACGACTAAATCCTTGACAAGGGTGTAGTTCAACGGGCTGCGATGCGGCGGCTTGTACTCGCTTTGACGTGCCAGGCTGTAGGCGTTGCCTTGTCGCGAGTCGACAATCTTCCAAGCCTGCGGGTCCGTTGGTTGCCAGCGGTCCGCTCCTGCGTCGAAGTGTTCCTCGAACAACGTCGGTAGCGCCGTCAACCGCGCGCCAGGCTCGGCCGCCAATAAAGCACCCCCGGCACAAACCGGACCCGCGACGCCCATCAACAAAGCGGCGGACCCCAACGATCGAACCAATCGGACAATGGCCGGCGGCATGTCGATAATCTCCTGCGGGGAGTTGGATTCAGTAGGGCCGGATTCCGCCAGGGCCGCGGTCTCGGCCGTGTGGCCCTTTATGGTAACAGGCCGTTCCTACTCAAGCTCGGGCTTGCCCTGGGCTCGCAATAAAATTTGCTTTCCCTCTTGCCGCCACGTATCTGTACTAGTACAACTAATACAGTTGGAGGCATGCAGTGGAATTCTCGATCAGTCCGGCCGGCGGCATTCCCATCTATCAGCAATTGGCTGATCAGATCTGCGCAGCGATCGCGCGCGGCCGACTATTGCCTGATCAGCGGCTTCCCTCGGTGCGCGAGCTGTCGCAATCGCTGGTTGTCAATCCGAATACCGTGGCCCGGACCTATACCGAGTTGGAACGAGAGGGAGTGCTGTACACACGGCCTGGCATGGGGGTCTTCGTCGCGCACTCGCGGCAGTCGCTCTCGAAAAAAGTGCGCCGCGAGCGATTGCTCAAGAATCTCGATCACCTGCTGGTCGAAGCTGTGCGGCTGGGGTTCGCCGCCGACGAGTTGCTCGACCTGGTTGCCGACCGCGTCAAGCAATTCCACTGGGCCGAAGCCGCCACACCCGCTTCCTGAACAAACAGGCACAGAATGTGAGTCGTTTTGGTGAGGGCAAAATCAATGACCGATGCGATTGTTGTCGAGCGCTTGACGAAACACTATGGCCCGCGGCGGGTCGTCGACTCGGTGAACCTGCGGGTTCCGGCCGGTTGTGTTTACGGCTTTTTAGGACGCAACGGCGCCGGCAAGTCGACGCTGATTAAAATGCTGCTGGGCATGGTCCAGCCCGACGCCGGGCGTGCCAGCCTGTTGGGCGAAGACATCCGCGAGCTGCCCCCCGCCACTCGTGCGCGCATTGCTTATCTGGCCGAAGGGCATCCGCTCTATCGTTGGATGACGGTGGCCGAAGCGATTCGCTTCACGCGCCCCTTTTATGCCGTCTGGCACGACAGGTTTCTGAGCAGCGTGCTGGAGCACTTCCGCATCGGACCGAAAATGAAAATACGTCGGCTCTCTAACGGCCAGCGGGCGCAGGTCTCGTTGGCGCTCGCCCTGGCGCCCGATCCCGAGCTGCTGATCCTCGACGATCCGACGCTGGGACTAGACACCGTCGTGCGCCGTGACTTTCTCGAATCGATGATCCAGCTCATTCAACGCCACGGCCGGACAGTTCTCTTCAGTTCGCACATCCTGGGCGACGTGGAACGGGTGGCCGATCGCATCGGCGTGATGGTAGACGGCGTGCTGCGCGTCGACTGCCCGGCCGATCGCTTCCGCGAAGTATTGCGCCGTGTGGTGCTCGAGTTCCACGGCGCCGTGCCGCGGTTCCCAGCCTGCGCGGGCCTGGTCAGCCAGCGGCAAATCGGCAACAAGCTGGAGCTGGTCGTGGTCGGTTTCAGTGACGAACATCGGGCGCTGGCCGAATCACTGGGGGCCACGCACGTCGAAGTGCTGGAAATGA
This Pirellulales bacterium DNA region includes the following protein-coding sequences:
- a CDS encoding DUF1028 domain-containing protein, with protein sequence MSLAVALLAIHLTGCGYHQGERIAREDEAQGAVHDVPSNRLIAPQQAAAHHDARLAILTVSQEAPASDEPEFHTFSICGIDPIAAECGVAVTTRVTMVGRYVPWVRAGIGAVATQATTAVQYGRQGLDLLAAGKTPNEAIDELLADDDHRESRQLGIIDMQGRTAAFTGQDNGVFAGSRQGKHYTVQGNLLIGRQVIDAVADRFEVTEGVGMELADRLIAALEAGQAAGGDKRKGREQSAALLVAGTNHHGVDDDHIVDTLQVAEHPEPVGELRRQYDTIHSRLGYRTFSLVRGRDVVELKRMLYALKLLWPDLPEFPNRVEKPDLVEFNPETASAVDRFRASHGLPIPADGLGHAAGMVDAAFVAKLRTSYQKQLKNAPDEQTGEPAEKPLPEKK
- a CDS encoding RidA family protein, which translates into the protein MSAEARIQQLKLELPPPPKPAGVYKPVVVVGNLAYVSGHGPLKADATMITGKVGSEIDQQEGYGAARQTGLAILSTLRAHFGNLDGISRLVKTLGMVNAAPDFQNHPAVINGFSDLMSQVFGADHGVGARSAVGMGSLPGNIAVEVEAIFEISSTAK
- a CDS encoding GntR family transcriptional regulator; this translates as MEFSISPAGGIPIYQQLADQICAAIARGRLLPDQRLPSVRELSQSLVVNPNTVARTYTELEREGVLYTRPGMGVFVAHSRQSLSKKVRRERLLKNLDHLLVEAVRLGFAADELLDLVADRVKQFHWAEAATPAS
- a CDS encoding ABC transporter ATP-binding protein, which codes for MTDAIVVERLTKHYGPRRVVDSVNLRVPAGCVYGFLGRNGAGKSTLIKMLLGMVQPDAGRASLLGEDIRELPPATRARIAYLAEGHPLYRWMTVAEAIRFTRPFYAVWHDRFLSSVLEHFRIGPKMKIRRLSNGQRAQVSLALALAPDPELLILDDPTLGLDTVVRRDFLESMIQLIQRHGRTVLFSSHILGDVERVADRIGVMVDGVLRVDCPADRFREVLRRVVLEFHGAVPRFPACAGLVSQRQIGNKLELVVVGFSDEHRALAESLGATHVEVLEMNLEDAFIAYTRGETPPLPSLEWETVA